A genomic segment from [Flavobacterium] thermophilum encodes:
- a CDS encoding Acyl-CoA dehydrogenase, short-chain specific, which yields MAKTMEEAIKGGSFLIEDIPAERVFTPEDFTDEHHMIAKTTEEYVNNEVLPQLEHLENHEFDRSVKLLRKAGELGLLSADIPEEYGGLGLDKVSSAIIAEKMAPAGGFAISHGAHVGIGSLPIVLFGTEEQKQKYLPQLATGEKIAAYALTEPGSGSDALGAKTTAKLNAEGTHYILNGEKQWITNSGFADVFVVYAKVDGEHFTAFIVERDFPGVSTGPEEKKMGIKSSSTRTLILQDVPVPKENVLGEIGKGHVIAFNILNIGRYKLGLGAVGGAKRALEITLKYANQRQQFKRPISQFTLTQEKFATMASRLYAAESSVYRTVGLFDERMGLLDGEKAKDGKEVAKSIAEYAIECSLNKFFATEVLDYIVDEGVQIHGGYGFMQEYEIERAYRDSRINRIFEGTNEINRLLVPGMYLKKALKGELPLFQKAQQLQEELMMMTAEEPGTGALEQEKYLVRNAKKIALMVAGLAAQKFGPKIEEEQEVLVNIADIVANIYAMESALLRTEKAINAGGEEKHKQKLLYTQIFCQEAFNEIEAHAKETLVAVEQGDTLRMMLAALRRLTRHTPINVIAKKREAAAALIEAERYIV from the coding sequence ATGGCGAAAACAATGGAAGAAGCGATCAAAGGCGGCAGCTTTTTAATCGAAGACATTCCGGCCGAGCGCGTGTTTACGCCGGAAGATTTCACCGACGAGCATCATATGATTGCCAAAACGACGGAAGAGTATGTTAACAATGAAGTGCTCCCGCAGCTGGAGCATTTGGAAAACCATGAGTTTGACCGTTCCGTGAAACTGCTTCGCAAAGCGGGCGAACTCGGCTTGTTAAGCGCTGACATTCCGGAAGAATACGGCGGGTTGGGTCTGGATAAAGTCAGTTCGGCCATCATTGCGGAAAAAATGGCGCCGGCCGGCGGTTTTGCCATTTCGCACGGGGCGCACGTCGGGATTGGCTCGCTGCCGATCGTCTTGTTCGGCACGGAAGAACAAAAGCAAAAATATTTGCCGCAGTTGGCGACTGGCGAAAAAATCGCCGCCTATGCCTTGACGGAGCCGGGATCGGGTTCGGACGCCCTCGGCGCGAAAACGACGGCGAAATTGAATGCAGAAGGAACGCATTACATTTTAAACGGCGAAAAGCAATGGATCACCAACTCCGGTTTTGCTGATGTGTTTGTCGTCTATGCAAAAGTCGACGGCGAACATTTCACCGCGTTCATCGTTGAGCGCGACTTCCCGGGCGTTTCGACCGGTCCGGAAGAAAAGAAAATGGGGATCAAAAGCTCGTCGACGCGGACGCTCATTTTGCAAGACGTGCCGGTGCCGAAAGAAAACGTCCTTGGTGAAATCGGCAAAGGCCACGTCATCGCCTTCAACATTTTAAACATCGGCCGCTACAAGCTCGGACTGGGCGCGGTCGGCGGCGCGAAGCGGGCGCTCGAAATCACGCTCAAATACGCGAACCAACGCCAGCAGTTCAAACGCCCGATTTCGCAGTTTACGCTGACGCAAGAAAAATTTGCGACGATGGCGTCGCGCCTGTATGCGGCGGAAAGCTCGGTGTACCGCACGGTCGGCTTGTTCGATGAACGGATGGGCCTGCTCGATGGGGAAAAAGCGAAAGACGGCAAGGAAGTGGCGAAATCGATTGCCGAATACGCGATCGAGTGCTCGCTGAACAAGTTTTTCGCGACCGAGGTGCTCGATTACATCGTGGACGAAGGCGTGCAAATCCACGGCGGCTACGGCTTCATGCAGGAATACGAAATTGAGCGCGCCTACCGCGATTCGCGCATCAACCGCATTTTTGAAGGGACGAATGAAATCAACCGCCTGCTCGTGCCGGGCATGTATTTGAAAAAAGCGCTAAAAGGCGAGCTGCCGCTCTTCCAAAAAGCGCAGCAGCTGCAAGAAGAGCTGATGATGATGACGGCCGAAGAACCGGGAACGGGCGCGCTCGAACAAGAGAAATATTTGGTGCGCAACGCGAAAAAAATCGCCTTGATGGTCGCCGGGCTAGCGGCGCAAAAATTCGGTCCGAAAATTGAGGAAGAGCAAGAAGTGCTCGTGAACATCGCCGATATTGTCGCCAACATCTACGCCATGGAATCGGCGCTTCTCCGCACCGAAAAAGCGATTAATGCGGGCGGGGAAGAGAAACACAAACAAAAATTGCTCTATACGCAAATTTTCTGCCAAGAGGCGTTCAATGAAATTGAGGCGCATGCGAAAGAAACACTTGTCGCCGTCGAACAAGGCGACACGCTGCGGATGATGCTCGCCGCTCTCCGCCGGTTGACGCGCCATACGCCGATCAATGTGATCGCGAAAAAACGCGAGGCGGCTGCCGCCCTCATTGAAGCGGAACGGTATATTGTGTGA
- the fadA_2 gene encoding 3-ketoacyl-CoA thiolase gives MREAVIVAGARTPVGKAKKGTLAHTRPDDLGALVVKETLKRAGNYDGNIDDLIIGCAMPEAEQGLNIARNIGALAGLPYTVPAITINRYCSSGLQAIAYAAERVMLGHSDTVIAGGVESMSMVPMMGHVVRPNARLAEEAPEYYMSMGHTAEQVAKKYGVSREDQDAFAVRSHQRAAKAIAEGKFNEEIVPVEVTVRKVEGNKLVEEKVVFTQDEGVRPDTNMETLAKLRPAFAANGTVTAGNASQMSDGAAAVMVMDREKAESLGLRPLGKFRSFAVAGVPPEVMGIGPVAAVPKALKLAGLELSDIGLIELNEAFASQSIQVIRELGLDEEIVNVNGGAIALGHPLGCTGAKLTLSLLHEMRRRNVQFGIVTMCIGGGMGAAGVFELL, from the coding sequence GTGAGAGAAGCGGTCATTGTCGCGGGAGCGCGCACACCGGTCGGCAAGGCGAAAAAAGGAACGCTCGCCCATACGCGGCCGGACGATTTGGGAGCGCTCGTTGTCAAGGAAACGTTGAAGCGTGCAGGGAACTATGATGGGAATATCGACGACTTAATTATCGGCTGCGCCATGCCCGAGGCGGAGCAAGGACTGAACATCGCCCGCAACATCGGGGCGCTCGCCGGGCTGCCGTACACGGTGCCGGCGATTACGATCAACCGGTATTGTTCGTCCGGCCTGCAGGCGATCGCCTATGCGGCCGAACGAGTCATGCTCGGCCATTCGGATACGGTCATTGCCGGCGGGGTTGAATCGATGAGCATGGTGCCAATGATGGGCCATGTCGTCCGCCCGAACGCCCGCCTGGCCGAAGAGGCGCCGGAATATTACATGTCGATGGGGCACACGGCCGAGCAAGTGGCGAAAAAATACGGCGTGAGCCGCGAAGATCAAGACGCGTTCGCGGTGCGCAGCCACCAGCGCGCCGCGAAGGCGATTGCCGAAGGGAAATTCAATGAAGAAATCGTGCCGGTCGAGGTGACGGTGCGCAAAGTAGAAGGCAACAAACTCGTTGAGGAGAAAGTCGTCTTTACACAAGATGAAGGCGTGCGCCCGGACACGAATATGGAAACGCTCGCGAAACTGCGCCCGGCGTTTGCCGCCAACGGCACGGTCACAGCCGGCAACGCGTCGCAAATGAGCGACGGGGCGGCGGCGGTCATGGTGATGGACCGTGAAAAAGCAGAGTCGCTCGGTTTAAGGCCGCTTGGCAAGTTCCGCTCGTTTGCCGTCGCCGGCGTGCCGCCGGAAGTGATGGGGATCGGCCCGGTCGCGGCGGTGCCGAAAGCGTTGAAGCTCGCCGGCCTTGAGCTGTCCGACATCGGCTTGATCGAGCTGAACGAAGCGTTCGCGTCCCAGTCGATTCAAGTCATTCGCGAGCTCGGGCTTGACGAAGAGATCGTCAATGTCAACGGCGGGGCGATTGCGCTCGGCCACCCGCTCGGCTGCACGGGCGCGAAGCTGACGTTGTCGTTGCTTCATGAAATGCGGCGCCGCAACGTCCAGTTCGGCATTGTGACGATGTGCATCGGCGGCGGCATGGGAGCGGCCGGCGTGTTTGAGCTGCTGTAG